In Phenylobacterium zucineum HLK1, one DNA window encodes the following:
- a CDS encoding acyl-CoA dehydrogenase family protein — MNFDFSDDQKFLKSEARKFLDANCPTTRVRKVLDDDAKPYDAELWKQVAEQGWLGAAIPEEHGGLGLGHIELCAIAEELGRAVAPIPFASTVYFLAEAVMLAGSDAQKAALLPKIAAGEVIGCVAASEGPGPVSASTLQAGVSGGKLSGTKLPVTDGDIATHALVLAKEGGKAGLYLVDLSSGVTREPLKTLDPTRDAAKLTFDGAPAERLGGAGEGFALLEQVMDRAAVLLAFEQCGGADRCLEMAKAYALERYAFGRVIASYQAIKHKLADMYVKNELARSNAYYGAWALNTSAPELPVAASAARIAASEAFWFASKENIQTHGGIGFTWEVDAHLYYRRSRQLSLVAGAPRVWKERLVSHLERRNAA; from the coding sequence ATGAATTTCGATTTTTCCGACGACCAGAAGTTCCTGAAGTCCGAGGCGCGAAAGTTCCTCGACGCCAACTGCCCGACGACCCGCGTCCGCAAGGTGCTGGACGACGACGCCAAGCCCTACGACGCCGAGCTGTGGAAGCAGGTGGCCGAGCAGGGCTGGCTCGGCGCCGCGATCCCCGAGGAGCACGGCGGGCTGGGCCTGGGCCACATCGAGCTGTGCGCCATCGCCGAGGAGCTGGGCCGGGCCGTCGCGCCCATCCCGTTCGCCTCCACCGTCTACTTCCTGGCCGAGGCCGTGATGCTGGCCGGCTCCGACGCCCAGAAGGCGGCGCTGCTGCCGAAGATCGCGGCGGGCGAGGTGATCGGCTGCGTGGCCGCCTCCGAGGGCCCCGGCCCGGTGAGCGCCTCCACGCTCCAGGCCGGCGTCTCGGGCGGCAAGCTCTCGGGCACCAAGCTGCCGGTGACCGACGGCGACATCGCCACCCACGCCCTCGTCCTGGCCAAGGAGGGCGGCAAGGCCGGCCTCTACCTGGTGGACCTGTCCTCGGGCGTGACGCGCGAGCCGCTGAAGACGCTGGACCCGACCCGCGATGCGGCGAAGCTGACGTTCGACGGCGCGCCGGCCGAGCGGCTGGGCGGGGCGGGCGAGGGCTTCGCCCTGCTGGAGCAGGTGATGGATCGGGCCGCGGTCCTGCTGGCCTTCGAGCAGTGCGGCGGGGCCGACCGGTGCCTGGAGATGGCCAAGGCCTATGCGCTCGAGCGCTACGCCTTCGGCCGGGTGATCGCCTCGTACCAGGCCATCAAGCACAAGCTGGCCGACATGTACGTCAAGAACGAGCTGGCCCGCTCGAACGCCTACTACGGGGCCTGGGCGCTCAACACCTCGGCGCCCGAGCTGCCGGTGGCGGCCAGCGCCGCCCGCATCGCCGCGTCCGAGGCCTTCTGGTTCGCCTCCAAGGAGAACATCCAGACGCACGGCGGCATCGGCTTCACCTGGGAGGTGGACGCCCACCTCTACTACCGGCGCTCGCGCCAGCTCAGCCTCGTGGCCGGCGCGCCGCGGGTCTGGAAGGAACGGCTGGTCAGCCACCTCGAACGGCGCAACGCGGCCTAA
- the pepN gene encoding aminopeptidase N produces MRTETPQAIRLSDYRPPAFLVDEVFLTFDLQPNTTRVKAKLSVRRNGDHAEPLRFNGERLKPVSVAVDGRALAEGERTIDAEWLTIPDVPDAFTLETEVEIDPENNKALEGLYMSGGRFCTQCEAEGFRKITFWPDRPDVLSRFTVRIEADKAFGRLLSNGNLMESGDLPGGRHYAVWNDPFPKPSYLFALVAGELDVLEDSLVTMSGRTVELKIYVDPGMAPRAAYAMDALKRSMTWDEQAFGREYDLDLFMIVAVRDFNFGAMENKGLNIFNSSLLLADPATATDLDYERIESVVAHEYFHNWTGDRITCRDWFQLCLKEGLTVFRDQSFSADMRGEAVQRIKDVKALRARQFAEDQGPLAHPVRPSSYLKIDNFYTATIYEKGAEIIRMLKTLIGPEAFRAGMDRYFERWDGQATTVEAFINCFEDASGRDLSDFFAWYEQAGTPRVSLASRYDEAARTLTLDLRQETPPTPGQPQKKPLPIPVIVGLLDHEGRTQAFERDGQAVDETVVVLDAAQATVTLTGVDRPPVVSALRGFSAPVVLKTDAPAKDRYVLLASDPDLFNRWEAGQGLAAELILARAAGRADEVNEERYAEAVARALSDQAADPAFKALLLALPSEPDLALQMSPADPAAIHEAREALRARLSVHLEPELRRLHTGLQDLGEFSPDAAGAGRRALRNAALELLAANPRHDIADLAQGHFQAAGNMTDAMGGLSALMQIGGAPFEQALADFYARWKSEPLVVDKWFAIQARDPSEGALGRVLGLTAHPAFEGKNPNRLRALVSTFANFNPARFHDPSGAGYRFLADQILAIDGFNPMTAARLVDPLGGWRRYRPELGALMKAELQRIAAKDGLSKNVYELATRALGEET; encoded by the coding sequence ATGCGCACAGAGACCCCGCAAGCCATCCGCCTTTCCGACTACCGCCCGCCCGCCTTCCTGGTGGACGAGGTCTTCCTGACATTCGACCTCCAGCCGAACACGACCCGCGTGAAGGCGAAGCTCTCCGTCCGCCGCAACGGCGACCATGCCGAGCCCCTGCGGTTCAACGGCGAGCGACTGAAACCCGTCTCGGTTGCCGTGGACGGGCGCGCGCTGGCCGAGGGCGAGCGGACCATCGACGCCGAATGGCTGACCATCCCGGACGTCCCCGACGCCTTCACCCTGGAAACCGAGGTCGAGATCGACCCCGAGAACAACAAGGCCCTCGAGGGCCTCTACATGTCGGGCGGCCGCTTCTGCACCCAGTGCGAGGCCGAGGGCTTCCGCAAGATCACCTTCTGGCCCGACCGGCCCGACGTGCTGTCCCGCTTCACGGTGCGGATCGAGGCCGACAAGGCGTTCGGCCGGCTTCTGTCGAACGGCAACCTCATGGAGTCCGGCGATCTGCCGGGCGGGCGCCACTACGCCGTCTGGAACGACCCCTTCCCCAAGCCGAGCTACCTCTTCGCCCTGGTGGCGGGCGAGCTGGACGTGCTGGAGGACAGCCTCGTCACCATGAGCGGCCGGACAGTCGAGCTGAAGATCTACGTCGATCCCGGCATGGCGCCGCGGGCCGCCTACGCCATGGACGCGCTGAAGCGCTCGATGACGTGGGACGAGCAGGCCTTCGGCCGCGAGTACGACCTCGACCTCTTCATGATCGTGGCGGTCCGCGACTTCAACTTCGGGGCCATGGAGAACAAGGGGCTGAACATCTTCAACAGCTCCCTGCTGCTGGCCGATCCGGCCACCGCCACCGACCTCGACTACGAGCGCATCGAGAGCGTGGTGGCCCACGAGTATTTCCACAACTGGACCGGCGACCGGATCACCTGCCGCGACTGGTTCCAGCTGTGCCTGAAGGAGGGGCTGACCGTCTTCCGCGACCAGAGCTTCTCGGCCGACATGCGCGGCGAGGCGGTCCAGCGGATCAAGGACGTGAAGGCCCTGCGCGCCCGCCAGTTCGCCGAGGACCAGGGTCCCCTCGCCCACCCGGTGCGGCCGTCCAGCTACCTGAAGATCGACAACTTCTACACGGCGACCATCTACGAGAAAGGCGCCGAGATCATCCGCATGCTGAAGACCCTGATCGGGCCCGAAGCGTTCCGCGCGGGGATGGACCGCTATTTCGAGCGCTGGGACGGCCAGGCCACCACCGTGGAGGCCTTCATCAACTGCTTCGAGGACGCCTCCGGGCGCGACCTGTCGGACTTCTTCGCCTGGTACGAGCAGGCGGGCACGCCGCGGGTCTCGCTGGCCAGCCGCTACGACGAGGCCGCCCGGACCCTGACGCTGGACCTGCGCCAGGAGACCCCGCCCACGCCGGGCCAGCCCCAGAAGAAGCCCCTGCCGATCCCGGTGATCGTGGGCCTGCTGGACCACGAAGGCCGCACCCAGGCCTTCGAACGCGACGGCCAGGCGGTCGACGAGACCGTCGTCGTGCTGGACGCGGCGCAGGCCACCGTCACGCTGACGGGCGTGGACCGCCCGCCGGTCGTCTCGGCCCTGCGGGGCTTCTCCGCTCCGGTGGTGCTGAAGACCGACGCCCCGGCCAAGGACCGCTACGTCCTGCTGGCCTCGGACCCGGACCTGTTCAACCGCTGGGAAGCCGGCCAGGGGCTCGCCGCCGAGCTGATCCTGGCCCGCGCCGCGGGCCGCGCCGACGAGGTGAACGAGGAGCGCTACGCCGAGGCGGTCGCCCGCGCGCTGAGCGACCAGGCGGCCGATCCGGCCTTCAAGGCCCTGCTGCTGGCCCTGCCGTCCGAGCCCGACCTGGCCCTGCAGATGAGCCCGGCCGACCCCGCCGCCATCCACGAGGCGCGGGAAGCGCTGCGGGCCCGCCTGTCGGTGCACCTGGAGCCCGAGCTGCGCCGGCTGCACACCGGCCTGCAGGACCTCGGCGAGTTCTCGCCCGACGCGGCGGGGGCCGGCCGCCGGGCGCTGCGCAACGCGGCGCTGGAGCTGCTGGCCGCCAACCCGCGCCACGACATCGCCGACCTCGCGCAGGGCCACTTCCAGGCCGCCGGCAACATGACCGACGCCATGGGCGGGCTGTCGGCCCTGATGCAGATCGGCGGCGCGCCCTTCGAGCAGGCGCTGGCCGACTTCTACGCCCGCTGGAAGTCCGAACCGCTGGTGGTCGACAAGTGGTTCGCGATCCAGGCGCGCGATCCTTCGGAGGGCGCGCTGGGCCGGGTGCTGGGCCTGACCGCCCACCCCGCCTTCGAGGGCAAGAACCCCAACCGGCTGCGGGCGCTGGTCTCGACCTTCGCGAACTTCAATCCGGCGCGGTTCCACGACCCGAGCGGCGCGGGCTACCGCTTCCTGGCCGACCAGATCCTGGCCATCGACGGCTTCAACCCGATGACGGCGGCCAGGCTCGTCGATCCTCTGGGCGGCTGGCGGCGCTACCGGCCCGAGCTGGGCGCGCTGATGAAGGCCGAGCTCCAGCGGATCGCCGCCAAGGACGGGCTGTCGAAGAACGTCTACGAGCTGGCGACCCGCGCCCTGGGCGAAGAGACCTGA
- a CDS encoding sensor histidine kinase → MRAPSHRFARIGVLCALLLLAVYAVAALARFGGGAQSAAEQLAWIAAPLLVAIGLGVLLLVESLRVERAHAAFSDSEQRFRMAVEAARCGIWEWDLAADKIFMSEVTAALFGWRGGVVDGQQVLDRVSPGHRDGLREALANAAIYGDFDVSFRVPSLAGGRPIWIDARGRGFGEAPEGGYARIIGVALDVTEERLAQARAQQAESRLRDAIESVSEAFVLWDRHGRLLMCNRNYRDYFKLESGLLLAGVGREQVERAARMAVRQEYPAPGDRRGVREAELADGRWVQISERPTAEGGLVVTAADITVLKAQEEARRLKEEELRRAVFNLERSQEQLSELARKYEAEKIRAEGASQAKSEFLANMSHELRTPLNAINGFSEIMVAEMYGPLGDARYRDYARDILNSGQHLLALINDILDMSKIEAGKMSLRFDPCSLEEIAEDALRLVRNRAESAGLTLVLDFVELPEVEADYRAVKQVLLNLLSNAIKFTPRGGRITLRAERRDDPLGQRVRVSVQDTGIGIAPEDLERLARPFEQVESQHAKTQQGTGLGLALTKAFVELHGGLLDLKSAPGQGTTASFSLPVRQSRGAAMTAARIGAAAA, encoded by the coding sequence GTGCGCGCGCCCAGCCACCGCTTCGCTCGCATCGGCGTGCTCTGCGCCCTGCTCCTGCTGGCGGTCTACGCCGTGGCGGCCCTGGCCCGCTTCGGCGGCGGGGCGCAGAGCGCGGCCGAACAGCTCGCCTGGATCGCCGCCCCGCTGCTGGTCGCCATCGGCCTTGGCGTCCTGCTGCTGGTGGAATCCCTGCGGGTCGAGCGGGCGCACGCCGCCTTCAGCGATTCCGAGCAGCGGTTCCGGATGGCCGTCGAGGCGGCCCGCTGCGGCATCTGGGAATGGGACCTGGCGGCCGACAAGATCTTCATGTCCGAGGTGACGGCCGCCCTGTTCGGCTGGCGCGGCGGGGTGGTGGACGGCCAGCAGGTGCTGGACCGCGTCTCGCCCGGCCATCGCGACGGTCTGCGCGAGGCGCTCGCCAACGCCGCGATCTACGGCGACTTCGACGTCTCGTTCCGGGTGCCCAGCCTGGCGGGCGGACGGCCGATCTGGATCGACGCCCGCGGCCGCGGCTTCGGCGAGGCGCCCGAGGGGGGCTATGCGCGGATCATCGGCGTGGCGCTGGACGTCACCGAGGAGCGGCTGGCCCAGGCCCGCGCCCAGCAGGCCGAGAGCCGCCTGCGGGACGCGATCGAGAGCGTCTCGGAGGCCTTCGTGCTGTGGGACCGCCACGGGCGGCTCCTGATGTGCAACCGCAACTACCGCGACTACTTCAAGCTGGAGTCCGGCCTGCTCCTCGCCGGGGTCGGCCGCGAACAGGTCGAGCGCGCCGCGCGCATGGCCGTGCGCCAGGAGTATCCCGCCCCTGGCGACCGCCGCGGCGTGCGCGAGGCCGAGCTCGCCGACGGCCGCTGGGTGCAGATCTCGGAGCGGCCCACCGCCGAGGGCGGCCTTGTGGTCACCGCCGCCGACATCACCGTGCTGAAGGCCCAGGAGGAGGCGCGCCGGCTGAAGGAGGAGGAACTGCGCCGGGCGGTGTTCAACCTCGAACGCAGCCAGGAGCAGCTCTCGGAGCTGGCCCGCAAGTACGAGGCCGAGAAGATCCGCGCCGAGGGCGCCAGCCAGGCCAAGAGCGAGTTCCTGGCCAACATGAGCCACGAGCTGCGCACGCCGCTGAACGCCATCAACGGCTTTTCCGAGATCATGGTGGCCGAGATGTACGGCCCGCTGGGCGACGCCCGCTACCGCGACTACGCCCGCGACATCCTGAACTCGGGCCAGCACCTGCTCGCCCTGATCAACGACATCCTCGACATGTCCAAGATCGAGGCCGGCAAGATGAGCCTGCGCTTCGATCCCTGCTCGCTGGAGGAGATCGCCGAGGACGCCCTGCGGCTGGTGCGCAACCGCGCCGAGAGCGCCGGCCTGACGCTGGTTCTGGATTTCGTCGAGCTGCCCGAGGTGGAGGCCGACTACCGGGCGGTGAAGCAGGTGCTGCTGAACCTGCTTTCCAACGCCATCAAGTTCACGCCCCGCGGCGGCCGCATCACCCTGCGCGCCGAGCGCCGGGACGATCCGCTGGGCCAGCGGGTGCGGGTCAGCGTCCAGGACACCGGCATCGGCATCGCGCCCGAGGACCTGGAGCGCCTGGCCCGGCCGTTCGAACAGGTCGAGAGCCAGCATGCCAAGACCCAGCAGGGGACGGGCCTGGGCCTTGCCCTCACCAAGGCCTTCGTCGAGCTGCACGGCGGCCTGCTGGACTTGAAGAGCGCCCCCGGCCAGGGGACGACGGCGAGCTTCTCGCTACCGGTCCGGCAGAGCCGGGGGGCCGCCATGACGGCCGCCAGGATCGGGGCCGCGGCGGCCTGA
- a CDS encoding periplasmic heavy metal sensor encodes MTSRRTLMIALFVSLAANLFAVGLLVGGYLAGPRGTPPHAARVLGLGPGPGPGAMLSAAAALSPEQRDAFRESWRAQAREARPRLREARQVRREAYQRFVREPFDASAALTDLDRARRLELEGRALADRQLVEFAATLPAADRIRFGKALAAPRASGRRGPDPGGRHGGPPALPDR; translated from the coding sequence ATGACCAGCCGCCGGACCCTGATGATCGCGCTCTTCGTCTCGCTGGCGGCGAACCTGTTCGCGGTCGGCCTGCTGGTGGGCGGCTACCTGGCGGGACCGCGCGGGACGCCGCCGCACGCCGCCCGCGTGCTGGGCCTGGGGCCCGGACCGGGGCCCGGCGCGATGCTGTCGGCCGCCGCGGCGCTGAGCCCCGAGCAGCGCGACGCCTTCCGGGAGAGCTGGCGCGCCCAGGCCCGCGAGGCGAGGCCCCGGCTGCGCGAGGCCCGCCAGGTGCGCCGCGAGGCCTATCAGCGCTTCGTGCGCGAGCCGTTCGACGCCAGCGCCGCCCTGACCGATCTCGACCGCGCCCGCCGCCTGGAGCTGGAGGGCCGCGCGCTGGCCGACCGCCAGCTCGTGGAGTTCGCCGCAACCCTGCCGGCGGCCGACCGGATCCGTTTCGGCAAGGCGCTGGCCGCGCCGCGTGCCTCAGGCCGCCGCGGCCCCGATCCTGGCGGCCGTCATGGCGGCCCCCCGGCTCTGCCGGACCGGTAG
- a CDS encoding RNA polymerase sigma factor, with amino-acid sequence MDAPARRGLGTSDPDAELLSRVADGDPAAARALVARKLPRLLSLAGRMLGDPREAEDVAQDAFVRVWKQAPRWRAGEAKFDTWLHRVAMNLCYDRLRRRRETPMADPPERVDEGPGPDRGLLAADVGRRVARALQALPERQREAIVLCHYQELGNIEAAQVMGVSVEALESLLARGRRALRAALSDLAEA; translated from the coding sequence ATAGACGCCCCGGCGAGGCGAGGCTTGGGGACGTCCGACCCGGACGCGGAACTCCTGTCGCGGGTGGCCGACGGCGACCCGGCGGCGGCGCGCGCCCTGGTGGCGCGCAAGCTCCCCAGGCTGCTCTCGCTGGCCGGCCGCATGCTGGGCGATCCTCGGGAGGCCGAGGACGTCGCCCAGGACGCCTTCGTCCGCGTCTGGAAGCAGGCGCCCAGGTGGCGGGCGGGCGAGGCGAAGTTCGACACCTGGCTGCACCGGGTGGCCATGAACCTCTGCTACGACCGCCTGCGCCGCCGGCGCGAGACGCCGATGGCCGATCCGCCCGAGCGGGTGGACGAGGGGCCGGGGCCGGACCGCGGTCTGCTGGCCGCCGACGTCGGCCGGCGGGTGGCGCGCGCGCTGCAGGCCCTGCCCGAACGACAGCGGGAGGCGATCGTGCTCTGCCACTATCAGGAGCTCGGCAATATCGAGGCCGCCCAGGTGATGGGCGTCAGCGTCGAGGCGCTGGAGAGCCTGCTGGCGCGCGGCCGCCGGGCGCTGCGCGCGGCGCTGTCGGACCTGGCGGAGGCGTGA
- a CDS encoding EF-hand domain-containing protein, translating into MRLFTTAAALAALATVALGGAALAQPRPHGPPNLDRDGDGKVTLSEFKAGHAERSGRMFEKLDADRDGKVTAAEAEAAKPEGRGGRMAKRRGHGGGAMLMRADANGDGAVTRAELDAAAQRRFEAADANKDGWLSADEQLKMRPKGRDGRGPR; encoded by the coding sequence ATGCGCCTGTTCACCACCGCGGCCGCCCTGGCCGCCCTCGCCACCGTCGCCCTGGGCGGCGCCGCCCTGGCCCAGCCCCGGCCGCACGGCCCGCCGAACCTCGATCGGGACGGCGACGGCAAGGTCACCCTGTCGGAGTTCAAGGCCGGCCACGCCGAGCGCAGCGGCCGGATGTTCGAGAAGCTCGACGCCGACCGCGACGGCAAGGTCACCGCGGCCGAAGCCGAGGCGGCCAAGCCCGAAGGCCGCGGGGGCCGGATGGCCAAGCGGCGCGGCCACGGCGGCGGCGCCATGCTGATGCGCGCCGACGCGAACGGCGACGGCGCGGTGACCCGGGCCGAGCTCGACGCGGCCGCCCAGCGGCGCTTCGAGGCGGCCGACGCCAACAAGGACGGCTGGCTCTCCGCGGACGAGCAGCTCAAGATGCGGCCCAAGGGGCGTGACGGTCGCGGACCGCGATAG
- a CDS encoding bifunctional [glutamine synthetase] adenylyltransferase/[glutamine synthetase]-adenylyl-L-tyrosine phosphorylase, translated as MSLGARLRPCGPVLDAKAADRAREIIADTAWTPALEGAWPALAPVFGASPYLAGLARRDPRRLAALLEADPDARLTEILARTAALADGLPEAAVEPLRLLKQELHLLTALADLGGAWDLDQVTGALTRFADAAVTASLTAAARGEVESGRLTRLGEGEQGPVPGWFCIAMGKQGAFELNYSSDIDVSVFFDPDRLSAVLAQDVEPQAFAVRLTHRVSDLMQARTADGYVFRMDLRLRPDPSSTPPAVPTPAALEYYESVGQNWERAAFIKARPCAGDMTAARAFLGELIPYVWRKNLDFAAIADIHSIKRQIHAHKVDERVSAKGVDLKLGRGGIREIEFYVQTQQLILGGRHPELRGSRTLDALAALAAAGHVAPETAAELTESYRTLRAVEHRIQMLADEQTHRLPESDPERRRVAALSGYDRLQSFDAAITRLLKGVNARYGELFAEEEQLSSRFGSLVFTGVDDDPETLATLQRMGFSNPARVAQTIRNWHHGRIPATRTERGRELFTRLAPRLLEAAQATGAPDPAFNRFADFFGNLSTGVQLQSLFLAQPKLFELVVQVMAFAPRLASTLARRPAAIDAMLDPAFFAPIDVAEDAELMASAVARAGGFEAAMDVVRRMHREQAFRVGVQVMSGAAGAEVAGKAFADLADLCIQVLAPAALAEAERLGGAFEGEVAVVALGKCGSREMSAGSDLDLMTLYRAADPAGMSGVKGWDASTFYGRFTQRLIAALSSPTAEGTLYEVDMQLRPSGTKGPVAVSMAAFEPYYQGEAETWELLALTRARVVWASSDGFAAQAQAAVEAALRRPRERRRTAKDVREMRQLMERERPPKGDWDLKLSPGGLVDIEFAAQFLQIAHAADGGPLSSNTADALEAFRVSGLAPEGPLGALTEAWRLQQDLTQLLKVALEDGADPSAEPKAFQALLARAGQARTFRSLRTKLEKAQAQARRAYEALLKT; from the coding sequence ATGAGCCTCGGCGCCCGACTCCGTCCCTGCGGTCCCGTCCTCGACGCCAAGGCGGCCGATCGGGCGCGGGAGATCATCGCCGACACCGCCTGGACCCCGGCCCTGGAAGGGGCCTGGCCGGCGCTGGCGCCGGTGTTCGGGGCGTCCCCCTATCTCGCCGGCCTGGCGCGGCGCGATCCCAGGCGGCTCGCCGCCCTGCTGGAGGCCGACCCGGACGCGCGCCTGACCGAGATCCTCGCGCGGACCGCGGCGCTCGCCGACGGCCTGCCCGAGGCCGCGGTCGAGCCCCTGCGCCTGCTGAAGCAGGAGCTGCACCTGCTGACCGCCCTGGCCGACCTGGGCGGGGCCTGGGACCTCGATCAGGTGACTGGCGCGCTGACCCGCTTCGCCGACGCGGCCGTGACCGCCTCGCTGACCGCCGCCGCCCGCGGCGAGGTGGAGTCCGGCCGGCTGACCCGCCTGGGCGAGGGGGAGCAGGGCCCGGTCCCCGGCTGGTTCTGCATCGCGATGGGCAAGCAGGGCGCCTTCGAGCTGAACTACTCCAGCGACATCGACGTCTCGGTCTTCTTCGACCCCGACCGGCTCTCGGCGGTGCTGGCGCAGGACGTGGAGCCCCAGGCCTTCGCCGTCCGCCTCACCCACCGCGTCTCCGACCTGATGCAGGCCCGGACGGCCGACGGCTACGTCTTCCGCATGGACCTGCGGCTGCGGCCCGACCCGTCCTCGACCCCGCCCGCGGTGCCGACGCCGGCGGCCCTGGAATACTACGAGAGCGTCGGCCAGAACTGGGAGCGGGCGGCCTTCATCAAGGCCCGCCCCTGCGCCGGCGACATGACGGCGGCCCGCGCCTTCCTGGGCGAGCTCATCCCCTACGTCTGGCGCAAGAACCTCGACTTCGCCGCCATCGCCGACATCCACTCGATCAAGCGGCAGATCCACGCGCACAAGGTCGACGAGCGCGTCTCGGCCAAGGGCGTCGACCTCAAGCTGGGCCGCGGCGGCATCCGCGAGATCGAGTTCTACGTCCAGACCCAGCAGCTGATCCTGGGCGGCCGCCACCCCGAGCTGCGCGGCTCGCGCACCCTGGACGCGCTCGCCGCCCTGGCCGCCGCCGGCCATGTGGCGCCCGAGACGGCCGCCGAGCTGACGGAGTCCTACCGGACCCTCCGCGCCGTCGAGCACCGCATCCAGATGCTGGCCGACGAGCAGACCCACCGCCTGCCCGAATCCGATCCGGAACGGCGGCGGGTGGCGGCGCTGTCCGGCTATGACCGGCTGCAGAGCTTCGATGCGGCCATCACGCGCCTGCTGAAGGGGGTGAACGCCCGCTACGGCGAGCTGTTCGCCGAGGAGGAGCAGCTCTCGTCCCGGTTCGGCAGCCTGGTGTTCACCGGCGTGGACGACGATCCCGAGACCCTGGCCACCCTGCAGCGGATGGGCTTCTCGAACCCGGCCCGCGTCGCCCAGACGATCCGCAACTGGCACCACGGACGCATCCCGGCGACGCGCACCGAGCGGGGACGGGAGCTGTTCACCCGCCTGGCGCCGCGCCTGCTGGAAGCCGCCCAGGCGACGGGAGCCCCCGATCCCGCCTTCAACCGCTTCGCCGACTTCTTCGGCAACCTCTCCACCGGCGTGCAGCTGCAGTCGCTGTTCCTGGCCCAACCCAAGCTGTTCGAGCTCGTCGTGCAGGTGATGGCCTTCGCGCCACGCCTGGCCTCGACCCTGGCCCGGCGGCCGGCGGCGATCGACGCCATGCTGGACCCGGCGTTCTTCGCCCCCATCGACGTGGCCGAGGACGCCGAGCTCATGGCGAGCGCCGTGGCCCGCGCCGGCGGCTTCGAGGCGGCCATGGACGTGGTGCGCCGGATGCACCGCGAACAGGCCTTCCGGGTCGGCGTGCAGGTGATGAGCGGGGCGGCGGGCGCGGAGGTCGCCGGCAAGGCCTTCGCCGATCTCGCGGACCTGTGCATCCAGGTGCTGGCGCCGGCCGCCCTGGCCGAGGCCGAGCGGCTGGGCGGCGCCTTCGAGGGCGAGGTGGCCGTCGTGGCGCTGGGCAAGTGCGGCTCGCGCGAGATGAGCGCGGGCTCCGACCTCGACCTGATGACCCTCTACCGGGCCGCCGATCCGGCCGGAATGTCGGGGGTGAAGGGCTGGGACGCTTCCACCTTCTACGGCCGCTTCACCCAGCGGCTGATCGCGGCGCTCTCCTCGCCCACCGCCGAGGGGACGCTGTACGAGGTGGACATGCAGCTGCGCCCCTCGGGCACCAAGGGGCCGGTGGCGGTGAGCATGGCCGCCTTCGAGCCCTACTACCAGGGCGAGGCCGAGACCTGGGAGCTGCTGGCCCTGACGCGGGCGCGCGTGGTGTGGGCCAGTTCGGACGGCTTCGCCGCCCAGGCGCAGGCGGCGGTCGAGGCCGCCCTGCGCCGGCCCCGAGAGCGCCGACGCACGGCCAAGGACGTGCGCGAGATGCGCCAGCTCATGGAGCGCGAGCGGCCGCCCAAGGGCGACTGGGACCTGAAGCTCTCGCCGGGCGGGCTGGTGGACATCGAATTCGCCGCCCAGTTCCTGCAGATCGCCCATGCGGCCGACGGCGGGCCGCTCAGCTCCAACACGGCCGACGCCCTGGAAGCGTTCCGCGTCTCGGGCCTCGCCCCCGAGGGGCCGCTGGGGGCGCTGACCGAGGCGTGGCGCCTGCAGCAGGACCTGACCCAGCTGCTCAAGGTGGCGCTGGAGGACGGGGCCGATCCCTCGGCCGAGCCCAAGGCCTTCCAGGCGCTGCTGGCGCGGGCCGGGCAGGCGCGGACCTTCCGGAGCCTGCGCACCAAGCTGGAGAAGGCCCAGGCGCAGGCCCGGCGCGCCTACGAGGCGCTTCTCAAGACCTGA